A genomic region of Chlamydomonas reinhardtii strain CC-503 cw92 mt+ chromosome 2, whole genome shotgun sequence contains the following coding sequences:
- a CDS encoding ribosomal protein L27a codes for MTTRFKKNRKKRGHVSAGHGRVGKHRKHPGGRGNAGGQHHHRIMMDKYHPGFFGKVGMRHFHYARNKYHCPIINLDKLWTLVGEEAREQAAKDKSSAAVIDVTKYGISKVLGKGQLPEQPVVVKAKFFSSLAEKKIRAVGGDCILTA; via the exons ATGACCACGA GGTTCAAGAAGAACCGCAAGAAGCGCGGtcacgtcagcgccggccaTGGTCGCGTTGGCAAGCACCGCAAGCACCCAGGTGGTCGCGGTAACGCTggtggccagcaccaccaccgcattATGATGGACAAGTACCACCCTGGCTTCTTCGGCAAG GTCGGTATGCGCCACTTCCACTACGCGCGGAACAAGTACCACTGCCCCATCATCAACCTGGACAAGCTCTGGACCCTGGTTGGCGAGGAG GCCCGCGAGCAGGCTGCCAAGGACAAGAGCTCGGCCGCCGTCATCGACGTGACCAAGTACGGCATCAGCAAGGTCCTGGGCAAGGGCCAGCTGCCCGAGCAGCCCGTGGTGGTGAAGGCCAAGTTCTTCTCCTCCCTGGCGGAGAAGAAGAtccgcgccgtcggcggcgactGCATCCTCACCGCCTAA